A stretch of the Malus sylvestris chromosome 10, drMalSylv7.2, whole genome shotgun sequence genome encodes the following:
- the LOC126584194 gene encoding protein MEI2-like 1 codes for MAAEITEGFKRLNPFAPEYFPSYYCPPPPPLNPSYYYSSYSHQTATTVFFNPSVPTAQTLPSHHFAQGPQVPEKQQQKSYGNDRVQNEKTTVPRPIRLVRGRRSTFSYGCLGSSIDGKKQKGKYEKRKEWKPRVRGSYRMSDDKFRTINWKGCNDLRVEYLNNFSMPKKVKTKSYSDVLHVEEHGENTAVMIRNIPNKYTRDMLMAFLDAHCAEENDKPDVGDEISSYDFLYLPIDFNTGFNKGYAFVNFTNSKAVWKFSEGTGGKTWDLFYSSKKREIAYAKIQGKKELVSHFETMRFPCASEDVLPVCFDPPRDGSRMSVQISTVGHAVDLNRHDN; via the exons ATGGCTGCTGAAATTACAGAAGGTTTCAAACGGTTGAACCCTTTTGCACCCGAGTACTTCCCCTCCTACTATTGCCCCCCACCGCCCCCGCTAAACCCTAGCTACTATTATTCCTCATATTCCCATCAAACTGCCACTACCGTTTTCTTCAATCCCTCTGTTCCCACTGCTCAAACCCTACCCTCTCATCACTTTGCACAAGGTCCTCAAGTGCCTGAAAAACAGCAGCAGAAAAGCTATGGCAATGATAGGGTCCAAAACGAGAAGACGACTGTTCCTCGTCCCATACGGCTAGTTAGGGGAAGAAGGTCCACTTTCAGTTATGGATGTCTAGGGAGTAGTATTGATGGTAAAAAGCAAAAGGGTAAGTACGAGAAGAGGAAGGAGTGGAAGCCAAGGGTTCGCGGCAGCTATAGGATGTCTGACGATAAATTTAGAACTATTAATTGGAAGGGATGTAATGATCTCCGTGTGGAATACTTAAATAATTTCTCTATGCCGAAGAAGGTGAAAACCAAAAGTTACTCGGATGTTTTGCATGTGGAAGAACATGGAGAAAATACAGCCGTCATGATCAGAAATATCCCAAACAAATACAC CCGGGATATGCTGATGGCGTTTCTGGATGCCCATTGCGCTGAGGAGAATGATAAACCGGATGTAGGAGATGAGATTTCATCCTATGATTTCTTATATCTGCCTATAGACTTCAA TACTGGGTTTAACAAAGGGTATGCGTTCGTCAACTTCACCAACAGCAAGGCAGTCTGGAAATTTTCTGAAGGGACTGGTGGGAAGACTTGGGATCTTTTCTACTCTTCAAAGAAACGTGAAATTGCCTACGCCAAAATCCAG GGCAAGAAGGAGCTGGTAAGTCATTTCGAGACGATGAGGTTTCCTTGTGCATCAGAGGACGTGCTGCCGGTGTGTTTCGACCCACCTCGAGACGGTTCCAGGATGTCTGTTCAGATCTCGACTGTAGGCCATGCAGTGGATCTTAATCGACATGACAATTAA